The DNA window CGGGTTTGAGCAACTTTGATCATAGCTTCCGAAATATCAATGCCATAGAGGTGCTCCTGAGGCATCCCTAGTTCATTGATCATAAACTGCTCTGTTAAACCTGTGCCGCAACCAATAGAAATGAGTTTTTGGTGGGCAAAGTCGATATCGTATTGCTTGATAAAAAAGCGCAGGTAAGTCGCCATAAATTCATCCAGACAGGGTTTCCCCAGTACTTCATCATATAACTCAGCATAGGTCTGAAAATAGTCTTCTTTATTTTCAAAGGCACTTACACTATTTTGTAGGGCAGCTGCTTCTTTCAGTTCCCAATTGAGTAGTTTCCAAAACGCTGAATGATTGTTTTGCCCAGCGTCGTCCAAGTGTTCCTCCAAGTCATTGACAAAGCTATTCCAATGCCTTACATCAAACAGGTCTTTTGTAAGTGCTTCAAGCGATTTGCCGCTTTCATTTTGCCCTATGTTTTCGGCGCGTTGTACTCGGCGCATAAGTTCTACCTGGTGGCGTAAACGAGTTAAAAAATCAGGTGTAGGGCAAGTCTCTCTGGATTTGATTTGCTTGAGTGGCAAGGCAAAAAACGCCCCTCCGTCTGCCCGGTGAATATCTTGGTCATCCAGGTCAAAAATTCGGGCATCTGCCGTTACATTTTCTTCACGGGTATAATTACCATAAATATGTAGGCTCAAGTAATTGTGAGTTCCACTGTTGCCCATTTGGTGCACCAATTGGTGTCCTACACCTATTACTTGCCCAGCCTTCATTATTTGACGCGACAAAGTGCGTATTTCTGAATCTTGTACCCAAAATACCGCGTGTTCGGCAGCCCCAAAAGTTTGTACAGCTCCCCATTGGGCATACCCATGGTCATGCAAAGCTGAGAAATCTCCTGGCACCCAAGACATGACCATTATATCAAAAAAACCACCATCATATACCATTTTACGACCATAGCAGTCTTGCTGAGGGTGGTCAAAGTCAGCCCAAGGCAAGAGCTCTTTTTCTTGTACCTGTGCTTGTTTTACAATATTCTTTACTTTGCCTGGCGACAAATCAGGTGCTTTGTATATAGCTCGAATAATGGCTTGTATAGAAGAAGGCAAGGTAGATATTTTGTTCTGGTCGATGGTATTCCTGAAAAAGCTCATTTTTTTGATATTTCTTTTACCTAAATATAATTTAAATAATGACCAATACAGCGTCTTAGAAAGCACTGGAAAGTCATTGAACGTATGTTTAAGACCTGTTGGGTAAAAACGGCAAGGCATCACTACAAGTCTAAAATCAGGCTTTTTGTGGGTTTTAAAAATTACTCAGGGTATTTTCCCTGGGCTATCTCTTACTATGCCATTGCATAAAAATCGTTTGATAGCCTAATAAGTGTTTATTCAATACAACCGAAGAGTAAGCACTATTTCATTTTTTTAATAAAACAATCACCCACTTTGATTAGGGCTTGAACTTTTTGGTTGCCAGCAAAAATAACGAATTTTATTTCTTGTTAGTTGAGTTCAAAGTACGAGTACTCTAGCTTCTAATGAGGTAAAGTAGAGGTTATGCAAAAAATAATCAAATGCATTTATATTACAGTCACAGTTCATGCATTAAAAGTCGAGTTTCTTGCATGAGTTTTTGTTAGGTTTGTCGCCAGAATGCGCCTCGCTAATGACAGTACTATGCTATCAAAGCCCTACATTAGCTAAGGAATGAACTGAGAGTCAAAACCACACGCAATACACCACGGATAAACTTGAAACAAGCGCTAATAACAAAAGTATGAAGCAAATGCCTATAAATACAACTTATCACTAATAGTTGTTGCATTGAGTCAATCAGTATACAGTATCAGAGAAAAGATCAGGTGACTTGTAAGGAATTAGCAAAGACTAATACCAAGCATTATTTGGAAGCGTTGTTTGTTAATAAAAAGGTGGAATAATCTTACTTTCAGCTTTTTTATTGCTTGACTTTCGTTATATTTAATTAAACAAGTTCAATATAGTTTTAAATTGTTTTAAGTTCGGCTGCAAAATTTAATGATTATTTGTACTTATTAGTATGAAAGTTATTTACTTACCATTTCATGCAACATTACCCAGTGAGGTTGAGTATAATCGTTTTTAAACTTTAGCAAAACATGATTCACCTGTATTTCGTAAGACACGCAGAAAGTTTGAGCAATATCAATCACCACTTGATAGGAGGGAGGTCTAATCATATTCCTTTGACTGACAAAGGGCGGCGACAAGCAAAAAAACTGGGAGAGCGACTAAAAAAAACTACAATTAACCTGGATTTTATTGCTACCTCTTCGGCAGTAAGGGCTTATGATACCACCAAAATTGTGTGTGAACATGCCAACATAGATTTTGAGAAGGTGATAGTATCTGACGATATTCAGGAGTTGTCGCAAGGCGAGTGGGAAGGCAAGGTGCGGAAAGAAATATATACCCCCGAAATGCTCAATTCTATCAACCAAAATAACTGGTTGCACAAAGCCCCCAATGGCGAGTCTCAAAAAGAAGTAGAAGATCGAATGTTTGGATGGTTGGAGCAACACGTATTCCCTTTGCAAAAACCGAATAAAAAATTACATTGTTTGATTGTAACCCACGGAAACGCTATTCGGTGCCTGTTCCGAAAAATTATGCAATCAGCTTCATCCATGACGCATAAAATAAAACTAGATAATACTTCTATTACTAAGTTTCGTTACAATGCTCCTAATGAATGGTTTTTTGACTACCTGAATGACACCGAACACTTAGACAAAGACACTACTCCATTGCACGTAGACAACCTTAATAAAAAGCATCTTCAAAATAAGTGATTTGTGGCGACTGGTGAGATTTTAGCTCTATAGCCACAATGTCAAACCGAATGTCGCTTTCCCAATCAATCTCTTCTATATATTGTTCTGCCGTTTGTATAATGAGGTTTTGCTGGTTTTCGCTCACAGACTCTTCGGGCAACCCAAAGTTGTCAGATGATCTCAGCTTTACCTCTACAAACACCAAAACATCGCCCGTTTGAGCTATAATGTCTATCTCTCCTCTTTTGTATCTGTAATTGCGTTCTAGCAGTGTATACCCCTTATTTTGCATAAATGCCGCAGCAAGGTTTTCGCCATATTTGCCTTTTTTTTGTTGAGGAGTTTTCATTTCGTAGGGTTTGACTTATAAGATACAATATAGAAATAGCAAAATACAAATATTGTGTTGATTTTAAAGTCTTTAAACAAATGAAGTTTGGTATAAAAAAGGCAGACAAAGAAGAGCTTGTCTACCTGAATTGAGCAAAAAATGTATGAATTATTTTAAAATCCCAGACCTACACGAAACGAAATGATTCTGGTAGGAGCCTGACGATCAAGTAAAAATCCAGCGTTTCTATTATAGCGCACACTAAGCTCTACCCTTGATGTTTTGCCTATCTTGGTTAAAAAACCTGTTTCTATAATTATACCCGAAGAAGTGCCTCTGAAACTCTCTGTAGAGGCTCCTATGCTGGCTGTATGGGCATTGATCTGGTATGATTCCGAGAGGGTTTCTCTCATACTCAAACGAAAATCAAAATTGATACCTGCTCCTACAAAAAGCTGCTCTTTAGGATTACTGGTAGCATACCTTAAAACGATAGGTATTTGTGCTACACCCAAGTCCCATTGTGAAGAATGGCTGAGAGCATCTTTGTGTGAGATCGCATACTTTTGTGCACTATAGTTTAACTCTACCTGCCCAAATAACCTGTTATTGCGATCAAGGCTAAACAAGTAATAGATTCCAAAAGCTACGCCTTGAGAGGTCGAAGAGTTTAACCGATCACTGATAGAACCACTAAACTTTATGGTAGAACTAGCATATTGTATAGCCAGCCCAAATTGGCTTGTAAGATCGGCGCTTTTACCCTCTATGATTTGCTCGCCTCCTGTGCATTGATTGTAGCTGGAGATAAACTGCATCAGTGAATATTTTCGTAGTTGAACCCGCTCGTTGTTGATGAGCGACTTTACTGCAGGACAGTCTGAGAAAAGCGCATTAAGGGTTCCAAGATATGTTTTTATTCTTTTTACTCTTTTCAATCCACCACTATACACATAAGCGCCCTTTACTTTGAGTTCTTGCAAGTCTCCATTGTCTTTTTGTACATAGAAGTGGTGATTGCTTTGCCAGGGTTTTAGCTTTGATGTAGGGCGATTATCTTTGAAATGGTAAAGACTTCCTTTTCCTTTGACGAGTACTTCTACAAACAGTGTATCTACAGTTTGCTGTTGGGTCACCACATCAAGAAAGCGTACTGTGTGAGACTCATAAATGGTGGCTTTGTCATACCCATAGCCTTTAAGTTCGTGGGGCGCGTAGGTTTTGGGGTTGCCTTCTTCACTTGTTTTAAAAGTACAAGATATACTTCCACCTATGACGGTAGATTGTTTTATAAGCCCAGTTACCTTTTTTCCTTGTTGGGTAACTACAAATCCTGGTTTGAATTTTTGGGCATAAGCTTGACCAGTAAAAAGCATTCCTGCCAGGCAGATAATAGCTAAATATTTCATTTTTTAGATAAATAAGTTTGACTAAATAATGCCACAAAACTATTGCATCCATTGTATAGTAAGCCATCCATGTAATAAAAGTTAATGAAAGTAATGTTAGAAAGAGGAAAGGTGCTATAACTTTTGGCAGAAAAGGGAAACGTCAAGAATGGGGTGGGAAGCATAGGCATAAAAAAACCTGTTTGAAGCAAATCAAACAGGTTTGGTAGCCCGTAGGGGAATCGAACCCCTGTTTCCAGGATGAAAACCTGGCGTCCTAACCCCTAGACGAACGGGCCATAGTGTGTTAAAACTATGGAGTAGATTTTTGAAAAAAAATGGTAGCCCGTAGGGGAATCGAACCCCTGTTTCCAGGATGAAAACCTGGCGTCCTAACCCCTAGACGAACGGGCCAGAACTACGCTTTCTCAAAAATCGTGGTGCAAATGTACATGGGGTAAATGAATATACCAAACAAAACACCAAAAAAAATTTAAAAAAATAAAAACAGGAAGAAGACCAAAGGACTCCTCCCTGCTTCAAAAGAATCAATTCTGTGGGTTAAAACCTTGTTTATAGTATGCCTTTGCAATACCATCCTGGTCGGTTTCCTAGCCGACAAAGCCTAAACAATACAGTTTTACTCCACAAATTGCAAGTGAGTTAAGCTGCCATTTCGTTATGCATCCACTCTTTCTTAGCTGCTAGTTCTTCCTCTGTTTCTACATAATCAGGATCAGGAACACAGCAGTCTACCGGACATACCGCAGCACATTGAGGCTCTTCGTGAAACCCTGTGCACTCAGTACACTTGTCAGGTACAATGTAATAAAATTCGTCAGATACTGGTTCTTGTACCGCATCTCCAGGAATAACAGTGCCGTCTTCAAGCTCTACTTGCTTAAGCTCGGTACCACCACCCCAAGTCCATTCTACGCCACCCTCATAGATAGCAGTATTTGGGCATTCGGGCTCACAAGCTCCACAGTTAATGCACTCATCAGTGATTATAATTGCCATAATGACCTTTATTTATTGGTTTAGTTAAAATAATAGAACAAATAAGTAGGCTTCTTGTTACAACACCGTTTGCCTTTTGTCCAGTTGGTTTTCTGTGAATTGATACCCTAAAGAGTGGGGGTAATAAAAATAGAATAGCTACTTTTGCAGCCGTATACGTCCAGTAACCCCTACCAAATTAGCAATAAGCCTTGGGTAAGCAACAACAGATAAGCAGTGGTAGGTTGGTGTATAACATTTTTAGAGTATTAAACGAAGCGTTCTTACTTGATAACAAAAATAAGCATTGATTGCATAGATCAAAACCTCATGTAAGTAATTGTATAATTTTAAGAAAGAATTATGAATATCGCACAAAAAATTAATGTTTTTGTACAATTAGGAGATTCGATAAACAAGTTTTCGGAGGAGCAAAAGGGAGCATTGGGGCAAATGATCAAGCTCAAGAACGAGTGGTTTACCCGTGAAAACCTCGACTTGACACTACAGGGCTTGCAGCAATACCTCAACCGCGAAAACCTTGAAAAATGGCTGGGCAAATACCCTTCATTGTTTGCCAAAGAAGCAGTCACTCCAAAAAAAGTGGGCATTGTCATGGCAGGCAATATTCCAGCGGTAGGTTTCCACGACTTGCTCAGTGTGGTAATGAGCGGGCATATATTACACGCCAAGTTAAGCTCACAAGACCAGGTGTTGATGCAAGAACTTATTCGTATGCTTATAGAGATAGCCCCTGAGCTGAAAGAACAAATTGTAATTACAGAAAAATTAAAAGATATAGAAGCACTCATTGCTACAGGTAGCGATAATTCTGCACGTTACTTTGAGGCTTATTTTGGGCATTTGCCCCATATTATCCGCAAAAACCGTAGTTCGGTGGCGGTGCTTGACGGCAAAGAAACTAAGGAAGAACTCAGCCTGTTGAGCAATGATATATTTCAATACTTTGGCTTAGGGTGCCGTAACGTGTCTAAGTTGTTTGTACCTCAAGAGTATAAATTTGACACTTTCTTTGAAAATATTTTTCCCTGGGGCGAAACTTTGTTGATGCACTCGAAGTACTGTAACAACTATGAGTATTACCGTGCCTTGTTTTTGATGAAAAAAATGTTTGTGCTGGATAATAACTTTTTGATTCTTGCCGAATACGACAGTATGGATTCTCCTGTAGGTGTAATGTTTTTTGAGCGTTATACAGACGAAGCCGATTTAAAACAAAAACTTGCTCAACACCAAGACAAAATACAAGTAGTAGTAAGCAAGCCTGGCCTTGTGAATGATAGTGTGGGTTTTGGCAATGCCCAAACTCCTCACTTGTGGGACTATGCCGATGGGGTAGATACCATGGCATTTCTCACTCGTTTATAGCCAGCATACAGGTTGCCTATGGTGTTTTACCTCTTTCTTTGGACTTAACCCTCAAAGAAAGAGGTTTTTTAATAGTCAATGTACCGGGTTTCTATCCGGCAGTTACTGGGCAGTAAATGACGTAATTGGGTAAGTTCAGTGTTGTTGAGTAAGTGTTTTTTGCCCAGTTCCAGTTCCTCAAGTTTGGTAAGCTGCGCTACTTCAGGTGGAAAATGAGTAAAAGGGTTCCCGTCTACTTGCAAATACCTCAATTGACTGAGTTGCCCTATTTCAGCGGGCAAGGTTTTCAGTTGATTGTTTGACAATACCAACGAATCAAGAGCTTTGAGTTGCCCTATTTCGGGAGGCAACATAGTAAGTTTATTTTTTGCAAGGTCTAGTCGGGAGAGTTGAGCAAGGTGACCAATAGTTGGGGGCAATTGACTAAACTGGTTATTGTGCATAGTCAGGTAATGCACCTTGGTAAGCTTACCTAGCCAATGGGGTACTACAGTCGCTTGTATATTGGCAAAGTGTAGTTGCTCTACCTGATGTAAGTATTGAATACAATCTGGCAGTTTTTT is part of the Microscilla marina ATCC 23134 genome and encodes:
- a CDS encoding methyltransferase domain-containing protein; protein product: MSFFRNTIDQNKISTLPSSIQAIIRAIYKAPDLSPGKVKNIVKQAQVQEKELLPWADFDHPQQDCYGRKMVYDGGFFDIMVMSWVPGDFSALHDHGYAQWGAVQTFGAAEHAVFWVQDSEIRTLSRQIMKAGQVIGVGHQLVHQMGNSGTHNYLSLHIYGNYTREENVTADARIFDLDDQDIHRADGGAFFALPLKQIKSRETCPTPDFLTRLRHQVELMRRVQRAENIGQNESGKSLEALTKDLFDVRHWNSFVNDLEEHLDDAGQNNHSAFWKLLNWELKEAAALQNSVSAFENKEDYFQTYAELYDEVLGKPCLDEFMATYLRFFIKQYDIDFAHQKLISIGCGTGLTEQFMINELGMPQEHLYGIDISEAMIKVAQTRIHAEVGDALELDPAIKMWDLTFCGLNVFQYVDHTFLQQVIEQAARITSPGGHFFGDFITPDHIRGYPHVIYSECGDIVSLRSPELIEKDHYMYQRSSIVNVSKKSGKLRITNEGQHTLFLPPLSKVREYFKQAFDGGVDMYDAVSLTPIPADADTCTSTRYLVVAKKAK
- a CDS encoding histidine phosphatase family protein encodes the protein MIHLYFVRHAESLSNINHHLIGGRSNHIPLTDKGRRQAKKLGERLKKTTINLDFIATSSAVRAYDTTKIVCEHANIDFEKVIVSDDIQELSQGEWEGKVRKEIYTPEMLNSINQNNWLHKAPNGESQKEVEDRMFGWLEQHVFPLQKPNKKLHCLIVTHGNAIRCLFRKIMQSASSMTHKIKLDNTSITKFRYNAPNEWFFDYLNDTEHLDKDTTPLHVDNLNKKHLQNK
- a CDS encoding YraN family protein, with the protein product MKTPQQKKGKYGENLAAAFMQNKGYTLLERNYRYKRGEIDIIAQTGDVLVFVEVKLRSSDNFGLPEESVSENQQNLIIQTAEQYIEEIDWESDIRFDIVAIELKSHQSPQITYFEDAFY
- a CDS encoding outer membrane beta-barrel protein, whose product is MKYLAIICLAGMLFTGQAYAQKFKPGFVVTQQGKKVTGLIKQSTVIGGSISCTFKTSEEGNPKTYAPHELKGYGYDKATIYESHTVRFLDVVTQQQTVDTLFVEVLVKGKGSLYHFKDNRPTSKLKPWQSNHHFYVQKDNGDLQELKVKGAYVYSGGLKRVKRIKTYLGTLNALFSDCPAVKSLINNERVQLRKYSLMQFISSYNQCTGGEQIIEGKSADLTSQFGLAIQYASSTIKFSGSISDRLNSSTSQGVAFGIYYLFSLDRNNRLFGQVELNYSAQKYAISHKDALSHSSQWDLGVAQIPIVLRYATSNPKEQLFVGAGINFDFRLSMRETLSESYQINAHTASIGASTESFRGTSSGIIIETGFLTKIGKTSRVELSVRYNRNAGFLLDRQAPTRIISFRVGLGF
- a CDS encoding 4Fe-4S dicluster domain-containing protein; translated protein: MAIIITDECINCGACEPECPNTAIYEGGVEWTWGGGTELKQVELEDGTVIPGDAVQEPVSDEFYYIVPDKCTECTGFHEEPQCAAVCPVDCCVPDPDYVETEEELAAKKEWMHNEMAA
- a CDS encoding acyl-CoA reductase; amino-acid sequence: MNIAQKINVFVQLGDSINKFSEEQKGALGQMIKLKNEWFTRENLDLTLQGLQQYLNRENLEKWLGKYPSLFAKEAVTPKKVGIVMAGNIPAVGFHDLLSVVMSGHILHAKLSSQDQVLMQELIRMLIEIAPELKEQIVITEKLKDIEALIATGSDNSARYFEAYFGHLPHIIRKNRSSVAVLDGKETKEELSLLSNDIFQYFGLGCRNVSKLFVPQEYKFDTFFENIFPWGETLLMHSKYCNNYEYYRALFLMKKMFVLDNNFLILAEYDSMDSPVGVMFFERYTDEADLKQKLAQHQDKIQVVVSKPGLVNDSVGFGNAQTPHLWDYADGVDTMAFLTRL